The Helicobacter pylori genome includes a window with the following:
- the modA gene encoding molybdate ABC transporter substrate-binding protein yields MKNTFKAFAFLIVFFSSALLAQDLKIAAAANLTRALKALVKEFQKEHQKDAIRISFNSSGKLYAQITQNAPFDLFISADITRPKKLYDEKITPFKEEVYAKGVLVLWSENLKVDSLEILKDPKIKYIAMANPKLAPYGKASMEVLEHLKLTSSLKPKIIYGTSVSQAHQFVATKNAQIGFGALSLMDKKDKNLSYFIIDKALYNPIEQALITTKNGANNPLAKAFKDFLFNPKARAIFKEYGYIVD; encoded by the coding sequence ATGAAAAATACTTTCAAAGCGTTTGCCTTTTTAATCGTATTTTTTTCAAGCGCTCTGTTGGCACAGGATTTAAAAATCGCTGCTGCTGCTAATCTCACACGCGCTTTAAAAGCCCTTGTTAAAGAATTTCAAAAAGAACACCAAAAAGACGCTATTAGAATTAGTTTTAATTCTTCAGGCAAACTCTACGCTCAAATCACTCAAAACGCCCCTTTTGATTTATTCATTTCAGCAGATATTACTAGACCTAAAAAGCTTTATGATGAAAAAATAACCCCTTTTAAAGAAGAAGTCTATGCTAAAGGCGTGTTGGTTTTGTGGAGTGAAAATCTAAAAGTGGATTCTTTAGAAATTCTTAAAGACCCTAAAATTAAATATATCGCTATGGCTAATCCTAAACTAGCCCCTTATGGAAAAGCCAGTATGGAAGTCTTAGAGCATTTAAAACTCACTTCCAGTCTTAAACCTAAAATCATTTATGGCACTTCTGTTTCTCAAGCCCATCAATTTGTCGCTACTAAAAACGCTCAAATAGGCTTTGGAGCGTTATCCTTGATGGATAAAAAAGATAAAAACCTCTCTTATTTCATCATTGATAAAGCCCTTTATAACCCTATTGAACAAGCCTTGATCACTACTAAAAATGGGGCTAATAACCCTTTAGCCAAAGCCTTTAAAGATTTTTTATTCAACCCTAAAGCTAGAGCTATTTTTAAAGAATACGGCTATATTGTGGATTAA
- a CDS encoding glycosyltransferase family 9 protein — MHVACLLALGDNLITLSLLKEIAFKQQQPLKILGTHLTLKIARLLECEKYFEIIPLFENVPAFYDFKKQGVFLAMKDFLWLLKAIKKHKIKHLILEKQDFRSALLAKFIPITTPNKEIKNVYHNRQELFSQVYGHVFDNSSYPMNLKNPKKILINPFTRSIDRSIPLEHLQIILKLLKPFCVTLLDFEERYTFLQNEVAHYRAKTSLEEVKNLILESDLYIGGDSFLIHLAYYLKKNYFIFFYRDNDDFMPPNGGNENFLKAHKSHSIEQDLAKKFRHLGLL; from the coding sequence ATGCATGTTGCTTGCCTTTTGGCTTTAGGGGATAATCTCATCACGCTTAGCCTTTTAAAAGAAATCGCTTTCAAACAGCAACAACCCCTTAAAATCCTAGGCACTCATTTGACTTTAAAGATCGCTAGGCTTTTAGAATGCGAAAAATATTTTGAAATCATTCCTCTTTTTGAAAATGTCCCTGCTTTTTATGATTTTAAAAAACAAGGCGTTTTTTTAGCGATGAAGGATTTTTTATGGTTGTTAAAAGCGATTAAAAAGCACAAAATCAAACATTTGATTTTAGAAAAACAGGATTTTAGAAGCGCTCTTTTAGCCAAATTCATTCCCATAACCACTCCCAATAAAGAAATTAAAAATGTTTATCACAACCGCCAGGAGTTGTTTTCTCAAGTTTATGGGCATGTTTTTGACAATTCTTCATATCCCATGAATTTAAAAAACCCTAAAAAGATTTTGATCAACCCTTTCACAAGATCCATAGACCGAAGTATCCCTTTAGAGCATTTGCAAATTATTTTAAAGCTCTTAAAACCCTTTTGTGTTACGCTTTTAGATTTTGAAGAACGATACACTTTTTTACAAAATGAAGTCGCTCATTATCGCGCTAAAACCAGTTTAGAAGAAGTTAAAAATCTGATTTTAGAAAGCGATTTGTATATAGGGGGGGATTCGTTTTTGATCCATTTGGCTTACTATTTAAAGAAAAATTATTTTATCTTTTTTTATAGGGATAATGACGATTTCATGCCGCCTAATGGCGGAAATGAAAATTTTTTAAAAGCCCACAAAAGCCATTCTATAGAACAGGATTTAGCCAAAAAATTCCGTCATTTGGGGCTATTGTAA
- the typA gene encoding translational GTPase TypA — translation MKNIRNIAVIAHVDHGKTTLVDGLLSQSGTFSEREKVDERVMDSNDLERERGITILSKNTAIYYKDTKINIIDTPGHADFGGEVERVLKMVDGVLLLVDAQEGVMPQTKFVVKKALSFGICPIVVVNKIDKPAAEPDRVVDEVFDLFVAMGASDKQLDFPVVYAAARDGYAMKSLDDEKKNLEPLFETILEHVPSPSGSVDEPLQMQIFTLDYDNYVGKIGIARVFNGSVKKNESVLLMKSDGSKENGRITKLIGFLGLARTEIENAYAGDIVAIAGFNAMDVGDSVVDPANPMPLDPMHLEEPTMSVYFAVNDSPLAGLEGKHVTANKLKDRLLKEMQTNIAMKCEEMGEGKFKVSGRGELQITILAENLRREGFEFSISRPEVIIKEENGVKCEPFEHLVIDTPQDFSGAIIERLGKRKAEMKAMNPMSDGYTRLEFEIPARGLIGYRSEFLTDTKGEGVMNHSFLEFRPFSGSVESRKNGALISMENGEATAFSLFNIQERGTLFINPQTKVYVGMVIGEHSRDNDLDVNPIKSKHLTNMRASGSDDAIKLTPPRTMVLERALEWIEEDEILEVTPLNLRIRKKILDPNMRKRAKK, via the coding sequence ATGAAAAATATTAGAAATATCGCTGTAATCGCGCATGTTGATCATGGGAAAACCACTTTAGTAGATGGCTTACTTTCTCAATCTGGCACATTTAGTGAGAGGGAAAAAGTGGATGAAAGGGTGATGGATAGCAACGATTTAGAAAGAGAAAGAGGCATTACTATCCTGTCTAAAAACACCGCTATTTATTACAAAGACACTAAAATCAATATCATTGACACTCCCGGGCATGCTGATTTTGGGGGCGAAGTGGAGCGCGTTTTAAAAATGGTGGATGGGGTGTTGCTTTTAGTGGACGCTCAAGAAGGGGTCATGCCTCAAACTAAATTCGTGGTTAAAAAGGCTTTGAGTTTTGGGATTTGCCCCATTGTGGTGGTGAATAAAATTGATAAGCCTGCCGCTGAACCGGACAGAGTGGTGGATGAAGTTTTTGACTTGTTCGTAGCGATGGGGGCTAGCGATAAACAATTGGATTTCCCTGTGGTGTATGCTGCTGCTAGAGATGGCTATGCGATGAAAAGTTTAGACGATGAAAAGAAAAATTTAGAGCCTTTGTTTGAAACGATTTTAGAGCATGTGCCAAGCCCTAGCGGGAGCGTTGATGAGCCTTTGCAAATGCAAATTTTTACGCTTGATTATGACAATTATGTAGGCAAAATCGGTATCGCTAGAGTGTTTAACGGCTCGGTTAAAAAGAATGAAAGCGTGCTGTTGATGAAAAGCGATGGGAGTAAAGAGAATGGCCGTATCACTAAGCTTATAGGCTTTTTAGGACTGGCTAGGACTGAGATTGAAAACGCTTATGCGGGCGATATTGTAGCGATTGCCGGCTTTAACGCAATGGATGTGGGCGATAGCGTCGTTGATCCTGCTAACCCCATGCCTTTAGACCCCATGCATTTAGAAGAGCCTACAATGAGCGTGTATTTTGCCGTCAATGATTCGCCCTTAGCCGGGTTAGAAGGAAAGCATGTTACTGCCAATAAATTGAAAGACAGGCTCTTAAAAGAAATGCAAACCAATATCGCTATGAAATGCGAAGAAATGGGCGAAGGCAAGTTTAAAGTGAGCGGGCGTGGGGAATTGCAAATCACTATTTTAGCTGAAAATTTACGCCGTGAAGGGTTTGAGTTTAGCATTTCACGCCCTGAAGTCATCATTAAAGAAGAAAATGGCGTTAAATGCGAGCCTTTTGAGCATTTAGTGATTGACACGCCCCAAGATTTTAGCGGGGCTATCATTGAGAGATTAGGCAAAAGAAAAGCCGAGATGAAAGCGATGAATCCCATGAGCGACGGCTATACAAGATTAGAATTTGAAATCCCTGCAAGAGGGCTTATCGGCTATAGGAGCGAGTTTTTAACCGACACTAAGGGCGAAGGCGTGATGAATCATAGCTTTTTAGAATTCCGCCCTTTCAGCGGGAGCGTGGAATCGCGCAAAAATGGGGCGCTAATCAGCATGGAAAATGGCGAAGCGACCGCTTTTTCGCTATTCAATATCCAAGAAAGAGGCACGCTTTTTATCAACCCCCAAACTAAGGTTTATGTGGGCATGGTCATTGGCGAGCACAGTAGGGATAATGATTTAGATGTCAATCCCATCAAATCCAAGCATTTAACCAACATGAGAGCGAGCGGGAGCGATGATGCGATCAAACTCACCCCGCCTAGGACTATGGTGTTGGAAAGAGCGTTAGAATGGATTGAAGAAGATGAGATTTTAGAAGTTACCCCCTTGAATTTAAGGATTAGGAAAAAGATTTTAGACCCTAACATGAGGAAAAGGGCGAAGAAATAA
- a CDS encoding sulfate/molybdate ABC transporter ATP-binding protein — protein sequence MIKARFKKHLLGSRGAFDLNIDLEMKEAEVVALLGESGAGKSTILRILAGLEAVSSGYIEVNRSVWLDTQKKIFLKPQQRKIGFVFQDYALFPHLNVYQNIAFAHPKDKNKIHEVLRLMRLENLSQQKILQLSGGQAQRVALARALIAAKNLLLLDEPLNALDNALKNEVQQGLLDFIKRENLSVLLVSHNPNEITKLAQTSLFLNNGVIDPNQENRLFSNRLLIKPLFEDENYCHYEVIPQTISLPKDCLNPTFKLDFNQGKKF from the coding sequence ATGATAAAAGCGCGGTTTAAAAAACACCTTTTAGGATCTAGGGGCGCGTTTGATTTGAATATAGACTTAGAAATGAAAGAAGCGGAAGTTGTCGCTTTATTAGGAGAATCGGGAGCGGGTAAAAGCACGATTTTACGCATTTTAGCAGGGCTTGAAGCGGTGAGTAGCGGCTATATTGAAGTCAATCGTTCAGTGTGGCTAGACACTCAAAAAAAGATTTTTTTAAAACCACAACAACGAAAAATCGGCTTTGTGTTTCAAGATTACGCTCTATTTCCTCATTTAAACGTGTATCAAAACATCGCCTTTGCTCACCCTAAAGATAAAAATAAAATCCACGAAGTGTTACGCTTAATGCGTTTAGAAAATCTAAGCCAGCAAAAAATTCTTCAACTCTCTGGCGGACAAGCCCAACGAGTTGCTTTAGCAAGAGCTTTAATTGCAGCCAAGAATTTATTGCTTTTAGATGAGCCTTTAAACGCCCTAGATAACGCCTTAAAAAACGAAGTACAACAAGGTTTGCTTGATTTTATCAAGCGTGAAAATTTAAGCGTGCTATTAGTCAGTCATAACCCCAATGAAATAACCAAACTCGCGCAAACTTCTCTCTTTTTAAACAATGGCGTTATTGATCCTAATCAAGAAAATCGGCTTTTTTCAAACCGCTTGTTGATAAAACCTCTCTTTGAAGATGAAAATTATTGCCATTATGAGGTCATTCCTCAAACGATCAGTTTGCCAAAAGATTGTCTGAATCCAACTTTTAAGCTTGATTTCAATCAAGGCAAAAAATTTTAG
- the gltX gene encoding glutamate--tRNA ligase encodes MSLIVTRFAPSPTGYLHIGGLRTAIFNYLFARANQGKFFLRIEDTDLSRNSIEAANAIIEAFKWVGLEYDGEILYQSKRFEIYKEYIQKLLDEDKAYYCYMSKDELDALREEQKTRKETPRYDNRYRDFKGTPPKGIEPVVRIKVPQNEVIGFNDGVKGEVKVNTSELDDFIIARSDGTPTYNFVVTIDDALMGITDVIRGDDHLSNTPKQIVLYKALNFKIPNFFHVPMILNEEGQKLSKRHGATNVMDYQEMGYLKEALVNFLVRLGWSYQDKEIFSMQELLELFDPKDLNSSPSCFSWHKLNWLNAHYLKNQSTQELLKLLKPFSFSDLSHLNPAQLDRLLDALKERSQTLKELALKIDEVLIAPIEYEEKVFKKLNQALVTPLLEKFKLELNKANFNDESALENAMHKIIEEEKIKAGSFMQPLRLALLGKGGGIGLKEALFILGKTESVKRIENFLKS; translated from the coding sequence ATGAGTTTGATCGTTACGCGCTTCGCTCCATCGCCCACTGGCTATCTCCACATAGGAGGCTTAAGAACAGCCATTTTCAATTATCTTTTTGCACGAGCCAATCAAGGAAAATTTTTTTTACGCATTGAAGACACGGATTTGAGCCGCAACTCTATAGAAGCGGCTAACGCCATTATAGAGGCTTTCAAATGGGTAGGGCTAGAATACGATGGAGAAATCCTTTATCAATCCAAACGCTTTGAAATTTATAAAGAATATATCCAAAAACTCTTAGATGAAGACAAAGCCTATTACTGCTACATGAGTAAAGATGAGTTGGATGCTTTGAGAGAAGAACAAAAGACCAGGAAAGAAACCCCACGCTATGACAATCGTTATCGTGATTTTAAAGGCACGCCCCCTAAAGGCATAGAGCCTGTGGTAAGGATTAAAGTCCCGCAAAATGAGGTGATTGGTTTTAATGATGGGGTTAAAGGCGAAGTGAAAGTGAATACTAGCGAATTAGACGATTTTATTATCGCCAGGAGCGATGGAACGCCCACTTATAACTTTGTGGTTACCATTGATGACGCTTTAATGGGGATTACTGATGTGATTAGAGGCGATGATCACCTTTCTAACACCCCTAAACAAATCGTTCTCTATAAGGCTTTAAATTTTAAAATCCCTAATTTTTTCCATGTGCCGATGATTTTGAATGAAGAAGGGCAAAAATTAAGCAAACGCCATGGGGCCACTAATGTGATGGACTATCAAGAAATGGGCTATCTTAAGGAAGCCTTGGTGAATTTTTTAGTGCGTTTGGGGTGGAGCTATCAAGATAAAGAAATTTTTAGCATGCAAGAATTGCTAGAATTATTTGACCCTAAAGATTTAAATTCTTCGCCCAGTTGCTTCAGCTGGCACAAACTTAATTGGCTCAACGCTCACTATTTAAAAAACCAAAGCACGCAAGAATTGTTAAAACTTTTAAAGCCTTTTAGTTTTAGCGATCTCTCGCATTTAAACCCCGCTCAATTGGATCGCTTGTTGGACGCTCTCAAAGAAAGATCCCAAACTTTAAAAGAATTAGCCCTTAAAATAGATGAGGTTTTGATCGCTCCTATAGAGTATGAAGAAAAGGTTTTTAAAAAGCTCAATCAAGCGCTCGTTACGCCCTTGTTAGAAAAATTTAAGCTGGAATTGAATAAAGCCAATTTCAACGATGAAAGTGCGCTAGAAAACGCCATGCACAAAATCATTGAAGAAGAAAAGATTAAAGCGGGTAGTTTCATGCAGCCCTTAAGATTAGCCCTTTTGGGTAAGGGGGGCGGGATAGGCCTTAAAGAAGCGCTTTTTATTTTAGGCAAAACAGAGAGCGTCAAAAGAATAGAGAATTTTTTGAAAAGCTAA
- a CDS encoding class I SAM-dependent methyltransferase — protein sequence MPSNALLIEEVARLINVSHSSVHNWIKTNLLEKLEIDRKIYVKTSSFLDFCRNHLGKNKLNKYANKSLKGVHNHQELILKYLKILENSSDLEKLGSYYEEELSNTTRNLEGIYYTPNKIVEQLFMLPKDFDTSQAVFCDPAVGSGNFIMHALKLGFKVENIYGYDTDAFAIALTKKRIKERYHLDCPNIAQKDFLNLKHTPQFDCIFTNPPWGKKYNQNQKENFKQKFNLSQSLDSASLFFVASLNCLKENAHLGLLLPESCLNIDAFSKMREVALKFQIRSLIDFDKPFKNLMTKAVGLVLKKTPNKDQKISCFYQNSKFKRSPSSFFNNPKKIFNIHCSSKENKILDHLFSIPHITLKNNAHFALGIVTGNNKEKLHSKQEKNTIPIFRGSDILKDGLKAPSQFINADLKDCQQVAPLSLYQSREKIVYKFISSKLVFFYDNKQRLFLNSANMFVLKENFPINAHALKELLNSDLMQFIFESLFKTHKILRKDLECLPLFVQFINNSFDEKFYLKNLGIEKKDPKHFTIRKNHACCLPFGFRG from the coding sequence ATGCCTTCAAACGCTCTTTTGATTGAAGAAGTCGCTCGCCTAATCAATGTTTCTCACAGCAGCGTGCATAATTGGATCAAAACCAATCTTTTAGAGAAACTAGAGATTGATCGTAAAATTTATGTGAAAACAAGCTCTTTTTTAGATTTTTGCCGCAACCATTTAGGGAAAAACAAGCTCAACAAATACGCTAACAAATCCTTAAAAGGCGTGCATAACCATCAAGAATTGATTTTAAAATACCTAAAAATACTAGAAAATAGCTCTGATTTAGAAAAGTTGGGTTCTTATTATGAAGAAGAGCTTTCTAACACCACCAGAAATTTAGAAGGCATTTACTACACTCCTAATAAAATAGTAGAACAACTTTTCATGCTCCCTAAAGATTTTGATACCTCTCAAGCGGTTTTTTGCGATCCGGCTGTGGGGAGTGGGAATTTTATCATGCATGCTTTAAAACTGGGGTTTAAGGTTGAAAATATTTATGGCTATGATACGGACGCTTTTGCTATCGCTTTGACTAAGAAGCGTATTAAAGAGCGTTACCATTTAGATTGCCCTAATATTGCGCAAAAAGATTTTTTAAATTTAAAACACACCCCGCAATTTGATTGCATTTTCACTAACCCGCCATGGGGTAAGAAATACAACCAAAACCAAAAAGAAAATTTCAAACAGAAATTCAACCTCTCTCAAAGCCTAGATAGCGCGTCGCTCTTTTTTGTAGCGAGTTTGAATTGCTTAAAAGAAAACGCTCATTTGGGGCTATTATTACCCGAAAGTTGTTTGAATATTGATGCGTTTAGCAAAATGCGAGAAGTGGCTTTAAAGTTTCAAATTAGAAGCCTGATTGATTTTGACAAACCTTTTAAAAATCTAATGACTAAGGCTGTGGGTTTGGTGCTTAAAAAAACCCCTAACAAGGATCAAAAAATCTCATGCTTTTATCAAAATAGCAAGTTCAAACGCTCGCCCTCTTCTTTTTTTAACAACCCTAAAAAGATTTTTAATATCCATTGCTCTAGCAAAGAAAATAAAATTTTAGACCACCTTTTTTCCATTCCTCATATAACTTTAAAAAATAACGCTCATTTTGCTTTAGGGATTGTTACAGGTAACAATAAAGAAAAATTACACTCCAAACAAGAAAAAAATACCATTCCTATTTTTAGGGGTTCAGATATTTTAAAAGACGGCTTGAAAGCCCCTAGCCAATTCATTAACGCTGATTTAAAAGACTGCCAGCAAGTCGCTCCCTTAAGCCTTTATCAATCTAGAGAAAAAATCGTGTATAAATTCATTTCTTCAAAGCTTGTCTTTTTTTATGATAATAAGCAACGCCTTTTTTTAAATAGCGCGAACATGTTTGTTTTAAAAGAAAATTTCCCCATCAACGCTCATGCGCTAAAAGAATTATTGAACAGCGATTTAATGCAATTTATTTTTGAATCGCTTTTTAAAACGCATAAAATCTTAAGAAAAGATTTGGAATGTTTGCCCCTATTTGTGCAATTTATTAACAATAGTTTTGATGAAAAATTTTATTTAAAAAATTTAGGGATAGAAAAAAAAGACCCTAAACATTTTACAATCAGGAAAAATCATGCATGTTGCTTGCCTTTTGGCTTTAGGGGATAA
- the modB gene encoding molybdate ABC transporter permease subunit gives MDHEFLITMRLSFSLAFITTLILLPIGIFLGYFLSLKRNLLMSLTETLVYMPLVLPPSVLGFYLLLIFSPSSFLGAFLQDALNVKLVFSFQGLVLGSVIFSLPFMVSPIKSALISLPTSLKEASYSLGKGEYYTLFFVLLPNIKPSLLMAIITTFTHTIGEFGVVMMLGGDILGETRVASIAIFNETEALNYPKAYQYALTLTLISFSLLFVTLFLNKKQSSFL, from the coding sequence ATGGATCATGAGTTTTTGATTACCATGCGTTTGAGCTTTTCTCTAGCCTTTATTACCACCCTTATTTTACTCCCTATAGGGATTTTTTTAGGCTATTTTTTAAGCCTTAAACGCAATCTCTTAATGAGCTTAACAGAAACGCTTGTGTATATGCCTTTAGTTTTACCTCCAAGCGTGCTAGGGTTTTATCTTCTTTTAATCTTTTCGCCTTCTTCTTTTTTGGGAGCGTTTTTACAAGATGCGTTAAATGTGAAACTTGTTTTTAGTTTTCAAGGGCTTGTTTTAGGGAGTGTGATTTTTTCTTTACCTTTTATGGTAAGCCCTATTAAAAGCGCGTTAATTTCCTTGCCCACTTCTTTAAAAGAAGCCAGTTATAGTTTGGGTAAGGGGGAATATTACACCCTTTTTTTTGTCCTACTCCCTAACATCAAACCCAGTTTATTGATGGCTATCATTACCACTTTCACGCACACTATCGGTGAATTTGGCGTGGTGATGATGCTTGGGGGTGATATATTAGGGGAAACAAGAGTGGCTAGTATTGCGATTTTTAACGAAACTGAAGCGCTCAATTACCCTAAAGCCTACCAATACGCCTTAACGCTCACGCTTATCAGTTTTAGCCTCTTGTTTGTTACCCTATTTTTGAATAAAAAACAAAGCTCGTTTTTATGA
- the hopJ gene encoding Hop family outer membrane protein HopJ/HopK, giving the protein MQFPKALLHSSFFLPLFLSFCIAEENGAYASVGFEYSISHAIQHNNPFFNQERIQTISNAQNKIDKLNQVKNEITSMPNTFAYINNNLKNHSKLTPTEMQAEKYYLQSTFQNIEKIITLSGGVASNPQLVQALEKIQEPTNSPLEFEENLKNLEVQFNQSQNRMLSSLSSQIAQISNSLNALDPNSYSKNISSMYGVSLSVGYKHFFTKKKNQGFRYYLFYDYGYTNFGFVGNGFDGLGKMNNHLYGLGIDYLYNFIDNAQKHSSVGFYAGFALAGSSWVGSGLSMWVSQTDFINNYLTNYQAKMHTSFFQIPLNFGVRVNVNRHNGFEMGLKIPLAVNSFYETHGKGLNTSLFFKRLVMFNVSYVYSF; this is encoded by the coding sequence ATGCAATTTCCAAAAGCCTTATTACATTCATCATTCTTTTTACCTTTATTTTTATCTTTTTGTATCGCTGAAGAAAATGGGGCGTATGCGAGCGTGGGGTTTGAATATTCTATCAGTCATGCTATCCAACACAATAACCCTTTTTTCAATCAAGAACGCATCCAAACCATTTCTAACGCTCAAAATAAGATCGATAAGCTCAATCAAGTTAAAAATGAAATCACCAGCATGCCTAACACCTTTGCCTATATTAACAATAATTTAAAAAACCATTCTAAATTAACCCCCACTGAAATGCAAGCTGAGAAATACTACCTCCAATCCACCTTTCAAAATATTGAAAAAATCATCACACTTAGCGGTGGCGTTGCATCTAACCCCCAATTAGTCCAAGCATTAGAAAAAATACAAGAACCCACTAATAGCCCTTTAGAATTTGAAGAAAACTTAAAAAATTTAGAAGTGCAATTCAATCAATCCCAAAACCGCATGCTTTCTTCTTTATCTTCTCAAATCGCTCAAATTTCAAATTCCCTAAACGCGCTTGATCCTAACTCTTATTCTAAAAACATTTCAAGCATGTATGGGGTGAGTTTGAGCGTAGGGTATAAGCATTTCTTTACCAAGAAAAAAAATCAAGGGTTTCGCTATTACTTGTTCTATGACTATGGCTATACTAATTTTGGTTTTGTGGGTAATGGCTTTGATGGTTTGGGCAAAATGAATAACCACCTTTATGGGCTTGGAATAGACTATCTTTATAATTTCATTGATAATGCGCAAAAACATTCTAGCGTGGGTTTTTATGCGGGCTTTGCTTTAGCGGGGAGTTCGTGGGTAGGGAGTGGTTTGAGCATGTGGGTGAGCCAAACGGATTTTATCAACAACTATTTGACCAATTATCAGGCTAAAATGCACACGAGTTTTTTCCAAATCCCTTTGAATTTTGGGGTTCGCGTGAATGTCAATAGGCATAACGGCTTTGAAATGGGCTTAAAAATCCCTTTAGCGGTCAATTCCTTTTATGAAACGCATGGCAAAGGGTTGAACACCTCTTTGTTTTTTAAACGCCTTGTCATGTTTAATGTGAGTTATGTTTATAGTTTTTAG